In a genomic window of Erigeron canadensis isolate Cc75 chromosome 5, C_canadensis_v1, whole genome shotgun sequence:
- the LOC122601584 gene encoding putative F-box/LRR-repeat protein 23 codes for MLSPSTSKSNRGQKRKKKSDFNKQGQADNIINMISAEQAKVTKPSTSKSSRRKGNFVQKSKQGMTRNWLDVPSDVMENILSRIGVYDILDNAQKVCTTWHRICKEPAMWRTVSMDYSHRWRWPVFRKICKHVVDRSQGQMVDISIDDFCDDDFLRYIADSSGQNSDAPDLRHLELIKDTMTNVGLRMILDGCRHLELLDLHRCKYIDLKGDLGKRCSEQIKHLKLPDDEYMYV; via the exons ATGCTGTCACCATCCACCTCAAAATCAAATCGTGGGCAAAAACGCAAGAAGAAATCCGACTTTAATAAGCAGGGTCAGGCCGACAATATCATAAACATGATTTCTGCTGAACAAG CTAAAGTGACAAAGCCATCAACATCAAAGTCAAGTCGACGAAAAGGCAACTTTGTTCAGAAATCCAAGCAGGGAATGACAAGGAACTGGTTGGATGTTCCGTCCGATGTAATGGAGAATATATTGTCTAGAATTGGTGTGTATGACATACTTGATAATGCCCAAAAAGTGTGCACTACTTGGCATCGAATCTGTAAGGAGCCCGCTATGTGGAGGACTGTTTCAATGGACTATTCACATCGATGGCGATGGCCTGTATTTCGGAAGATTTGTAAGCATGTTGTGGATAGAAGCCAAGGCCAGATGGTTGATATCTCTATTGATGACTTTTGCGATGATGACTTTCTTCGGTATATTGCTGATAG TTCTGGTCAAAACAGTGATGCACCTGATTTAAGGCACCTTGAGTTAATTAAGGACACCATGACGAATGTTGGGTTAAGGATGATTCTAGATGGTTGTCGTCACCTTGAATTACTTGACTTGCATCGATGTAAGTACATTGATCTTAAGGGAGACCTTGGAAAAAGATGTTCTGAACAGATCAAACATCTAAAGCTTCCTGATGATGAGTATATGTACGTATGA
- the LOC122599849 gene encoding putative anthocyanidin reductase, whose amino-acid sequence MKSVLLVCITLPTLHTMEQHTLDLVGQTYCVTGATGYIGSWLVKSLLEKGHIVHAAVRNPEKCDHLLTLWRGGDRLRMFKADLHDEGSFDDAVQGCHGVFHVAASLETIVQCTDFSDEYVQSNVLDPSIKGALNILKSCLRSKSVKRVVFTSSISTLTARDSEGEWLPMVDESCQTPINVVRNRKSSGWVYALSKRVTEDAAYKFANENGLHLVSIITTTVAGPFLTSTVPLSIRVLLSPITGDPVLQPILSAVNSRMGSIALVHTEDICNAHIYLMECDQAEGRYICCTNSCTMFELVQHLAKVYPAPNIQRVVEGDIGSVPTEISSKKLKDLGFRYMYGLQEVIHQTVDSCIEHGFLSSIKTEEPN is encoded by the exons atgaaaagtgtaCTCTTGGTTTGTATAACCTTACCTACCCTACACACAATGGAGCAACACACCCTTGATCTGGTAGGCCAGACCTACTGTGTGACCGGAGCAACAGGTTACATCGGTTCCTGGCTCGTTAAGTCACTTCTTGAAAAGGGTCATATAGTTCATGCCGCTGTCCGCAATCCTG AAAAGTGCGATCATCTGTTGACGTTATGGCGAGGAGGTGATCGGTTAAGAATGTTTAAAGCTGATTTACATGACGAAGGAAGCTTTGATGATGCCGTACAAGGCTGTCATGGTGTCTTTCATGTCGCTGCTTCTTTGGAAACCATTGTTCAATGTACTGATTTCAGTG ATGAATATGTTCAATCTAATGTCCTTGACCCTTCAATCAAAGGAGCTTTGAACATCCTAAAATCTTGTTTGAGGTCAAAATCTGTAAAACGGGTTGTTTTCACATCATCAATTAGCACCTTGACTGCTCGTGACAGTGAAGGTGAATGGCTGCCCATGGTGGATGAATCTTGCCAGACACCGATCAATGTTGTTCGGAACAGGAAATCAAGTGGCTGG GTTTATGCACTCTCCAAACGTGTAACTGAAGATGCTGCATATAAATTTGCAAATGAAAACGGCTTACATCTTGTATCTATCATCACAACCACTGTTGCTGGCCCTTTTCTCACTTCGACGGTTCCCTTGAGCATTCGTGTTCTACTCTCACCAATAACAG GTGATCCTGTACTTCAACCTATATTGTCAGCTGTGAATTCAAGAATGGGTTCGATTGCTTTGGTTCATACCGAAGACATATGCAATGCCCACATATATCTTATGGAGTGTGATCAAGCAGAAGGGAGATACATTTGCTGCACTAATAGTTGTACAATGTTTGAATTGGTTCAACATTTAGCAAAAGTATATCCTGCCCCTAATATACAAAG AGTCGTAGAGGGAGATATAGGATCAGTCCCTACTGAGATATCTTCAAAGAAGTTGAAAGATTTGGGTTTTAGGTACATGTATGGATTGCAGGAAGTTATACATCAAACAGTTGATAGTTGCATAGAGCATGGCTTCCTATCTTCAATCAAAACAGAGGAACCAAATTAG
- the LOC122599850 gene encoding 50S ribosomal protein L24, chloroplastic — MVGAMAALQSSFTALSLSSKSFLGQRLSPSSSPPPQVKTTKTLCPPIQVKLKRWERIKCKPNSLPIVHKMHVKLGDTVKVIAGRDRGKIGEITKIVKHNSTVVVKEINLKTKHVKSKEEGESGQIIKIEAPIHSSNVMLYSKEQNVASRVGHKTLEDGRRVRFLLKTGEIIDSVENWKKAVKEREKKTEEITVAS, encoded by the exons ATGGTGGGTGCAATGGCTGCACTGCAAAGCTCATTCACAGCTCTTTCGTTGTCTTCTAAATCATTTCTTGGTCAACGCTTATCTCCCTCCTCCTCACCACCTCCTCAG GTCAAGACTACAAAAACACTATGCCCTCCTATCCAAGTGAAG CTAAAGAGATGGGAGCGAATAAAATGCAAGCCAAACAGTCTTCCGATAGTACACAAGATGCATGTGAAGCTTGGGGACACAGTTAAAGTCATTGCAGGCCGTGACAGGGGGAAAATTGGTGAGATAACCAAAATTGTTAAGCACAACAGCACTGTGGTTGTGAAAGAAATTAATTTGAAGACCAAACATGTGAAGAGCAAGGAAGAGGGTGAATCGGGCCAGATAATcaag ATAGAAGCACCTATTCATAGCTCAAATGTGATGTTGTACTCGAAAGAACAGAATGTTGCAAGTCGGGTGGGTCACAAGACCTTGGAAGATGGCAGGAGGGTACGATTTTTGCTAAAAACTGGTGAGATAATCGACAGTGTAGAAAACTGGAAGAAAGCAGTCAAGGAAAGGGAGAAGAAAACCGAAGAAATTACTGTTGCATCATGA
- the LOC122600686 gene encoding calcium/calmodulin-regulated receptor-like kinase 1 has translation MKERSAGLIIGVSIGVVIGAMLALVGLLCFRYHRKKPQIGNSSSRRAAMIPIRANGVDTCTILSDSSMGTESSRTSAQNGAGFWFGGMKKGHVIAASGILEYSYKDLQKATYNFTSVIGQGAFGPVYKAQMTAGDAVAVKVLATDSKQGEKEFQTEVMLLGRLHHRNLVNLVGYCAEKGQHMLIYVYMAKGSLYSHLYSESHELLSWDLRVQIALDVARGLEYLHDGAVPPVIHRDIKSSNILLDHSMRARVADFGLSREDMINRNASNVQGTFGYLDPEYISTRAFTKKSDVYSFGVLLFELVAGRNPQQGLMEYIELAAMNTEGKNGWEEIVDSRLERNFDERELNDVATLAYKCISRNPRKRPSMRDIVQALSRILMMRPNQKHHRRDSSAAADEVALNIDQLGRRSPMNSEHRRLESFDSTADSCEA, from the exons ATGAAAGAGAGGTCAGCTGGCTTGATAATTGGGGTTTCGATAGGGGTGGTGATCGGGGCGATGTTGGCCTTAGTTGGGTTACTTTGTTTTAGGTATCATCGTAAGAAACCGCAGATAGGGAATAGTAGTTCTAGGAGAGCAGCAATGATTCCCATACGTGCGAATGGTGTTGATACGTGTACTATATTGTCTGATTCGTCTATGGGTACTGAGTCGTCAAGAACGTCTGCACAGAATGGGGCGGGGTTTTGGTTTGGTGGAATGAAGAAGGGCCATGTGATTGCTGCTTCTGGAATTCTCGAGTATTCTTACAA AGATTTGCAAAAAGCAACCTACAATTTCACTTCCGTGATAGGCCAAGGGGCATTTGGCCCTGTTTATAAAGCTCAGATGACTGCTGGTGATGCAGTTGCTGTAAAAGTTCTTGCAACTGATTCAAAACAAGGGGAAAAGGAGTTCCAAACAGAG GTTATGTTATTGGGAAGATTACATCACAGGAACCTTGTGAATTTGGTAGGATATTGTGCAGAAAAGGGACAACATATGCTCATTTATGTCTACATGGCTAAAGGCAGTCTATATTCTCATTTATACA GCGAAAGTCATGAATTGTTAAGCTGGGATTTGAGGGTTCAAATAGCTTTGGATGTAGCTAGGGGATTGGAATATCTCCATGATGGA GCTGTTCCTCCAGTCATACACCGCGACATCAAATCTTCTAACATTCTGTTGGATCACTCAATGAGAGCGAGG GTAGCTGATTTTGGACTTTCTAGGGAGGATATGATAAATAGAAATGCCTCAAATGTACAGGGAACTTTTGGATATCTTGATCCTGAATATATATCAACAAGGGCTTTCACCAAGAAAAGTGACGTTTACAGCTTTGGAGTTCTATTATTTGAGCTTGTTGCAGGAAGGAACCCCCAGCAGGGTCTCATGGAATATATTGAGCTT GCTGCAATGAATACCGAGGGAAAAAATGGATGGGAAGAAATAGTAGATTCCCGTCTAGAAAGAAACTTTGACGAGCGCGAACTGAACGATGTGGCAACTCTTGCATACAAATGCATCAGTCGTAACCCAAGAAAAAGACCATCAATGAGAGACATTGTGCAAGCACTATCTCGTATTCTTATGATGAGACCCAACCAAAAGCATCACAGACGTGATTCATCTGCTGCAGCTGACGAGGTTGCCTTAAATATAGATCAACTAGGTCGCAGAAGTCCCATGAACAGTGAACATCGGAGGCTTGAGTCTTTTGATAGCACTGCTGACTCGTGTGAAGCTTAA